One Natrinema halophilum genomic window carries:
- a CDS encoding M48 family metallopeptidase — protein sequence MSVRGTGTRLVMALVGLLLLLWYFGLAVASYWVLSVLRVSAPDPGVTLLLLLGTAVVGGVLSYRLGTRQLLSRLEAVELPRSHAPAFYRHLDRLESRMDVDSPSVLIARLPMPNAFALGTGRNGVIVLDRSLLRLLSLDELEALVAHELAHLESHDALVQTLAYSIFRTAAGLVFFLFAPLLLPIAGIARSVAWMRGNPQSWSETVFGRLLRVFEGGILVALVVLTLVARAHSRRREYAADERATEVTGNPLALARALRTIERASVPYQGLLATLYVHTEADTLSRLLATHPSTDERIDRLIDREQTDHNEPMRPIE from the coding sequence ATGTCCGTTCGTGGAACCGGAACCCGGCTCGTGATGGCGCTGGTGGGCCTGCTCCTGTTACTGTGGTATTTTGGGCTGGCGGTCGCCAGTTACTGGGTCCTATCGGTCCTCCGCGTTTCCGCACCCGATCCAGGGGTTACCCTGCTGTTGCTCCTCGGTACCGCCGTCGTCGGGGGCGTTTTGAGCTACCGACTTGGAACGAGACAGTTGCTCTCGCGCCTCGAGGCGGTCGAGCTCCCGCGGTCGCACGCGCCAGCGTTTTACCGCCACCTCGATCGACTGGAGTCCCGAATGGATGTCGATTCCCCGTCGGTCCTGATCGCGCGACTGCCGATGCCAAACGCCTTCGCTTTGGGGACTGGGCGAAACGGCGTGATCGTTCTCGACCGCTCGCTCCTTCGGCTATTATCGCTCGACGAACTCGAGGCGCTGGTCGCACACGAACTTGCCCACCTCGAGAGTCACGATGCGCTCGTTCAGACGCTCGCATACAGCATTTTTCGGACGGCAGCTGGACTCGTATTTTTTCTCTTCGCCCCGCTACTGTTGCCGATAGCGGGGATCGCTCGATCGGTCGCGTGGATGCGCGGAAACCCGCAGTCGTGGTCGGAAACGGTCTTTGGACGATTGCTGCGTGTATTCGAAGGTGGGATACTGGTCGCCCTGGTTGTCCTGACACTCGTCGCCCGTGCCCACTCCCGTCGCAGGGAGTACGCTGCCGACGAGCGCGCTACCGAAGTCACCGGAAACCCGCTCGCGCTCGCCCGGGCGCTCAGGACGATCGAGCGTGCTTCGGTGCCGTATCAGGGCTTGCTCGCGACATTGTACGTCCACACCGAGGCGGATACTCTGAGCCGACTCTTGGCTACGCACCCCTCGACGGACGAGCGAATCGACCGTCTCATCGACCGAGAGCAAACCGATCACAACGAGCCGATGCGACCGATCGAGTAA
- a CDS encoding DUF5789 family protein yields the protein MPDPTGNHRTRELGIEFGSLAAQLEQHEYPTTCEELVDAYGAEVLLFQNGEQPLEEVLNQVPEERFASVTEARTAIFNNVAEGAIGRKGYSDRTPPALGEQSDEPEESF from the coding sequence ATGCCCGATCCAACCGGCAATCACCGAACGAGAGAGCTCGGGATCGAGTTCGGATCACTCGCTGCCCAACTCGAGCAACACGAGTATCCGACAACGTGTGAAGAACTTGTCGACGCCTACGGTGCCGAAGTCCTCCTGTTCCAGAACGGCGAACAGCCACTCGAGGAGGTACTAAACCAGGTTCCCGAAGAACGGTTCGCGTCGGTAACGGAGGCACGTACAGCGATCTTCAACAACGTCGCCGAAGGTGCCATCGGGCGGAAAGGCTACAGCGACCGCACGCCACCCGCACTCGGTGAGCAAAGCGACGAACCGGAGGAATCGTTCTGA
- a CDS encoding HAD family hydrolase produces MHYDAVLFDFDGVVVETPSSRHLSDALGRTYEKLERSGPTPGTFQAFLAGDFESIAQRCRNLGIDTDVFCAQAAREMVRAQREEVERGLRSAYDDVTAVRSLEPPLGIVSDNHPTAVSTLLDRFGLRSLFETVYGCPLTSDGLARRKPDPTNLESAMDALEADDALYVGDRAVDVRAADNAGIDSALIARDEDDQPETDVEPTYRFSSLSALPSILE; encoded by the coding sequence ATGCACTACGACGCGGTCCTATTCGACTTCGACGGAGTCGTGGTCGAGACCCCTTCGTCCCGGCACCTTTCCGATGCCCTCGGTCGAACGTACGAGAAACTCGAGCGCTCCGGGCCGACGCCTGGGACGTTCCAGGCGTTCTTGGCCGGTGATTTCGAATCGATCGCGCAACGGTGCCGGAATCTCGGTATCGATACCGACGTGTTCTGTGCTCAAGCAGCCAGGGAGATGGTCCGCGCGCAACGCGAAGAGGTCGAACGCGGACTGCGATCGGCTTACGACGACGTCACTGCGGTACGATCGCTCGAGCCACCGCTGGGGATCGTAAGCGACAACCATCCGACGGCTGTCTCCACGCTGCTCGACCGATTCGGCCTTCGATCGCTGTTCGAGACCGTTTACGGCTGTCCGCTAACGTCGGACGGTCTGGCCCGACGCAAGCCCGATCCGACGAATCTTGAATCGGCGATGGACGCACTCGAGGCTGACGACGCTCTTTACGTCGGCGACCGAGCCGTCGACGTCCGAGCGGCAGATAATGCGGGCATCGACTCGGCGCTGATCGCTCGCGACGAGGACGATCAACCGGAGACGGACGTGGAACCGACCTATCGTTTCTCGTCACTCTCGGCCCTCCCGTCGATCCTCGAGTGA
- a CDS encoding aldehyde ferredoxin oxidoreductase C-terminal domain-containing protein: MLHSEGPLLTIDVGERTATETNIDDVLETLVGGRAVATALAHDRIPFDADPFGPENRAYLSTGPLQQSRMSFTGRMNMTGLSPLTDGLVSTNAGGYLSRNFVGTGISVLELVGESNELIAIHVTDEGVEFEAVPELEGATVPETSDYMTDTHDLGPDNCIAIGPAGENRVRFASVMTFDSRAFGRGGLGAVLGSKNVKCVTFEGDSEPSVDIPNPPEMDVHREAAQSDDLMRRQGTTGTTEFINDNFSLPTRYFQEHGFEHVADIGGSAVEEKKYKKGACSACAYACKLPTRDEETGVETEGPEFETVYAFGSSQGVGDIVDVMRANELCDSLGMDTISAGVTVAAYLASEDEFGNAELAQEVTEKIAHRDGIGDTLAEGVDRVHGELGVDNYTVKGMEFAAHDGRVLHGQGLSYAVANRGADHMYAGMLSLEYSGELDPEGTLGKAETLVKEENASAFRDTGIVCAFGSDYLTDERLETLFDADYDDLLEVGARTVRLERHFNNRRGFDRNDDELPYEIPDLEDAVTEYYAARGWNDDGTVPQTAIDPVMPSAD, from the coding sequence ATGCTTCACTCGGAAGGCCCCCTACTCACTATCGACGTCGGGGAGCGAACCGCAACGGAAACGAACATCGACGATGTCCTCGAGACGCTGGTCGGCGGACGGGCCGTCGCAACGGCGCTCGCACACGACCGGATCCCGTTCGACGCGGACCCGTTCGGTCCGGAAAACAGGGCGTATCTCTCGACGGGGCCGCTACAACAGTCTCGGATGTCATTTACCGGCCGGATGAACATGACTGGGCTGTCGCCGCTAACCGACGGACTCGTCTCGACGAACGCCGGCGGCTATCTCTCGCGAAATTTCGTCGGAACGGGAATCAGCGTCCTCGAACTCGTCGGCGAGAGCAACGAATTAATTGCTATCCACGTGACTGACGAGGGTGTAGAGTTCGAGGCGGTACCGGAACTCGAGGGTGCGACGGTTCCGGAGACGTCGGACTACATGACCGACACTCACGACCTCGGCCCCGACAACTGCATCGCCATCGGTCCGGCGGGCGAAAACCGGGTTCGGTTTGCCTCGGTGATGACGTTCGACTCGCGAGCGTTCGGCCGCGGTGGTCTCGGTGCTGTCCTCGGGTCGAAAAACGTCAAGTGCGTCACCTTTGAGGGGGATTCGGAACCGTCCGTCGACATTCCGAATCCGCCAGAAATGGACGTTCACAGGGAGGCGGCGCAGTCCGACGACCTGATGCGACGACAGGGAACGACCGGCACGACCGAGTTCATCAACGACAACTTCTCGCTGCCGACACGGTACTTCCAGGAGCACGGATTCGAACATGTGGCCGACATCGGCGGCAGCGCAGTCGAGGAGAAAAAATACAAGAAAGGCGCGTGCTCGGCCTGTGCGTACGCCTGCAAACTGCCGACGCGGGACGAAGAGACCGGCGTCGAGACCGAAGGGCCGGAATTCGAGACCGTCTACGCCTTCGGCTCGAGTCAGGGGGTCGGTGATATCGTCGACGTAATGAGGGCGAACGAGCTCTGTGATTCGCTCGGGATGGATACGATCTCCGCGGGCGTCACCGTCGCAGCCTACCTGGCCAGCGAAGACGAGTTCGGCAACGCGGAACTCGCACAGGAGGTGACCGAGAAGATCGCCCACCGCGATGGGATCGGCGACACGCTCGCCGAAGGCGTCGACCGCGTCCACGGCGAACTCGGCGTCGACAATTACACCGTCAAAGGGATGGAGTTCGCCGCTCACGATGGCCGCGTCCTCCACGGCCAGGGGCTCTCCTATGCCGTCGCAAACCGAGGTGCAGACCACATGTACGCCGGAATGCTGTCCCTCGAGTACAGTGGCGAACTCGATCCGGAGGGCACGCTCGGAAAGGCCGAAACGCTCGTGAAAGAAGAGAACGCGTCGGCGTTTCGCGATACCGGGATCGTTTGTGCGTTCGGCAGCGACTACCTGACCGACGAGCGCCTCGAAACGCTGTTCGACGCCGATTACGACGACCTCCTCGAGGTCGGCGCACGAACGGTCCGCCTCGAGCGCCACTTCAACAATCGGCGCGGCTTCGATCGGAATGACGACGAGTTACCATACGAGATTCCCGACCTCGAGGATGCTGTCACGGAGTACTATGCAGCCCGGGGCTGGAACGACGATGGAACCGTCCCTCAAACGGCAATCGATCCCGTCATGCCTTCCGCGGACTGA
- a CDS encoding MoaD/ThiS family protein — MQLECVFFGPFRDDVGRKTVRYETDAETVGDLLVELEMTYPTLEGRLLADDGSGLAGETVVTKDTKHVTQLDGLETPLAEGNVIRLVPSVYGGSTRTKHRADGNYAANRRQLSSEPTATTQRTDGS; from the coding sequence GTGCAACTCGAGTGTGTCTTTTTCGGACCGTTTCGCGACGACGTGGGCCGGAAGACCGTTCGTTACGAGACTGATGCGGAAACGGTCGGCGATTTGCTGGTCGAACTCGAGATGACGTACCCGACACTCGAGGGACGACTCCTCGCCGACGACGGGTCCGGACTGGCTGGTGAGACGGTCGTCACGAAGGATACGAAACACGTTACCCAGCTCGACGGTCTCGAGACGCCCCTCGCGGAGGGAAACGTAATTCGACTCGTTCCGTCGGTGTACGGCGGTTCGACGCGAACGAAACACCGAGCCGACGGCAACTACGCAGCGAACCGACGGCAGCTAAGTAGCGAGCCGACGGCAACTACGCAGCGAACCGACGGCAGCTAA
- a CDS encoding ferritin-like domain-containing protein — protein MNDLHQLFVHKLAQQYYVEQELVETLDEMARNTTNDRMSQGFADHRDETRTQVQRIEDVFATLDQPAETRDSAILDGLEEDRRELESEIEDDELLNMVYLNAGMMTERVEMTAYEGLTTLAEQLELGNDVQKPLESNYDEEKSTLRELETMATAKDMKSLWDRLTPS, from the coding sequence ATGAACGACCTCCACCAGCTGTTCGTCCACAAACTCGCCCAGCAGTACTACGTCGAACAGGAACTCGTCGAGACGCTCGACGAAATGGCCCGTAACACGACTAACGACCGGATGAGCCAGGGCTTTGCCGACCATCGCGACGAAACTCGGACGCAGGTTCAGCGCATCGAGGACGTTTTCGCGACGCTCGACCAGCCCGCTGAAACGCGGGATTCGGCTATTCTCGACGGGTTGGAAGAGGATCGGCGCGAACTCGAGTCCGAGATCGAAGACGACGAACTGCTCAACATGGTCTACCTGAACGCAGGCATGATGACCGAGCGCGTCGAGATGACCGCCTACGAGGGGCTGACGACGCTGGCGGAGCAACTCGAACTCGGTAACGACGTCCAAAAGCCCCTCGAGTCGAACTACGACGAAGAGAAGTCCACCCTCCGCGAACTCGAGACGATGGCGACCGCCAAGGACATGAAGTCCCTGTGGGATCGACTGACGCCATCGTAA
- a CDS encoding NAD(P)/FAD-dependent oxidoreductase — protein MPDVAIIGGGPAGLSAALFTGKNGLETVVFDTDETWMHKAHLFNYPGIRSISGDEFMELTRGQVRDRGADVRVGEEVTDVEPREGGFRIETEDDEYDPNYVVLATGADRSIAEDIAVEFDDEDTVDVDLQMETSVDNLYATGAMVRAEEWQAVIAAGDGASAALNILSKEKGEHFHDFDVPDDVPGLESE, from the coding sequence ATGCCAGATGTCGCTATCATCGGCGGTGGCCCCGCCGGACTGAGCGCAGCATTGTTCACCGGAAAGAACGGCCTCGAAACCGTCGTCTTCGACACGGACGAGACGTGGATGCACAAGGCTCACCTGTTCAACTATCCCGGGATTCGGAGTATCAGTGGCGACGAATTTATGGAACTCACGCGTGGGCAGGTTCGCGACCGCGGTGCGGACGTCCGCGTCGGCGAAGAAGTCACCGACGTCGAACCGAGAGAAGGCGGATTTCGAATCGAGACCGAGGACGACGAGTACGATCCGAACTACGTCGTGCTCGCCACCGGCGCCGATCGGTCGATCGCCGAAGATATCGCCGTCGAGTTCGACGACGAGGACACCGTCGACGTCGATTTGCAGATGGAGACGAGCGTCGACAATCTGTACGCGACGGGCGCGATGGTCCGTGCTGAGGAGTGGCAGGCCGTCATCGCCGCGGGCGACGGCGCATCAGCAGCGCTAAACATCCTCAGCAAAGAGAAGGGCGAACACTTCCACGACTTCGACGTGCCCGATGACGTACCGGGGCTCGAGTCGGAGTGA